TGCACGATACAAAAATTTCTCTTCAAAATAGAATTAAattcggaacggaacggatgTGAATCCTTTCAGGTGAAGATTTCACCAGCAAAATTGTTGGAGCTCTGttgcatccaaaaaaaaaaatccatcaaaatTGACCTAGAAAATGGTGGAAACAGCTCTTGCGGCCAATTGTTCTTCCCAATGGCAAGCACTAGAAGGAAATTGGATGATGTGCGCGGGTGTCCCGGAGTCGATGTTTGAAGAAGAGAAAGTGTAACACGCCACCGCCACTACTAACACCCTATTCTCTTCTCGAACAAGGCTTCCTTCCTGCTTCCAATTCCCGCGCCAAAGTTACATCGTCAGGGGGTTTTGTTTCCCGATTCTCACGCGCCTTCTCATGATCTCGTCTGATTGTTGTGATCGCAACGATAAGCGCAGACTTCTCTACACGCTGTAGCCCCGTATCGCACTGATTAACCTGAATTTCATGTGagacacacaagcacaaggCCTCCCGAAAAGCTTTAAGAACCCATTGTGCTGCTGTTACTTACGCGAGCGAGGAAATCAGGGTGCCTCCGGGCTGGAAATCATGTCAAACGTTAAGCATTtgctgttttcctttcccttcgGTGCTACGGCACCACACTTCTTTATTATAGGAGTTGTGATGGCccgattttgtgtgtgtgttttttttttttgctataaaaaaagcTACACCAACCTGATCGTGACAGTGCAACGAGGCGCAGAAGTCTTAAGGAGGATGTTTGTTGTCACTAGCCGGGAACCAGACAGCACACCTTTATTGCCTGGCTGCTGCTCATGAGCTAAATGGTACCATTTTACAGCCACCAACTTGAGGGAAAACAGTAGTAAGGGTATACAACCACCCATAAAACTAGCTCAAGCTTAACCGGGTGGTTTTCGTTCGTTCCTTGGTTGACTTAAGTAAATATTGTTATTCGCGGCGTTGTGCCttctgttattattatttttgcatacacatacactcactcAGCCATCTCTTTCTCCCTTGAAATGCTTTCCCTTTGGGGTGATTCTGGCTCCAGAGGGTCCACTGAATCCAGGGGAGGTTTGATGGGCCTCTTACTTCTCGATCGTTCGAGACTCTGACTGCTGACCGGCTGTGTGCTGTTGTTATCGTTGCATGGAGAGCAAAtcttactaaaaaaaaaccctttgtGGAATTGCTTTGCTAATGGACATGCAGCATATGTACtactgtgagtgtgtgtgtgtctgtgtgggaATGTGAAGAGTCATAGCCCTCTCATGTTGGGAAGCACTCGTCGGAGTCGGATCACGCGGAGGGAAAAATATGTAGGTACGAGATGAAGCATAATATCGTAACGGGATTCTCGCCTCCCCGTGCCCGTACCACCGGAGTTCATGAACTTGAAAACGAAACCAATGATTTGAGAACCCGGTCTGTGCATTCTGTGCTCTTCTCGAGCTCGTTCATCCATCTGTCTTTAcacggagaagaagaaaaaaaagtcataaaTGGGAACccctcaccatcatcagctcgCCAAGCAACCACGTAAAGGGATCTCTCAACGCTGCCCCAAAGCAGCATTGATCCATGACCAAAAACTGAAGATCAAGTTCAAGGTACTGGGGTCTGAATCGTTGCAATCAccggagagagagaaagagagcgcaCACTCCACAAGATGCGTTATGCAATGCGTGCCCGCGTGGAGAATCGAAATCGGGAGAGTCACAGCAACCGGGACCGGATTCGTGTGCCCTCGAATACGTACGGAATGGGGCGAAAAATGTGGATACGCTAGAAACATATCCTCCAGGTTGTGCGCCCTGCCATCGTACATCCAGCGCAATTTAGGTCAGATCGGGTGATCCGGTGGTTCACCTTCCTTCCTAATATTTAACGGTGCATATGGGAACGGGCGGCTGTCGAGTCGCTGTTTATCTCTTTAGGAATCCCCACCTGCCTAGCACCATTgttgtgcaaaacaaacaacagaaagCACGGGAGAAGTTCGGGCAATCGTGCAGAGCACAAATGGTTAGCACATTCTTGCCGCAAAAAACGAGGTTACCCCAGCACTTGTTTGTCGAGTGCAAATGGGCAAATGgtggaggggggaggggttgAATGTCCTTTATGGTATGTCCGCCGGTGGCCGGGAACGGGAAGTAGGTGACATAATTCGATTGGAGTCGGTGACGGTCCGTTATGCGTGCCAAGTCCGCCAAGCCAACGGTTCTTATGACGTGTTGAAATTCGTCATTGTCAGCCCGTGCGGTTGTGCTTTGTGAACTAGGTTCGATGATGATTCAGCGTAttgttcttcccttttttggggGTACTCGATCGTTTACGCGTGAAACGGAGTTTTGAGTTAGTGGCCGAAAATGCGGAACGCCTGTTTGTATGCAAAGGGGCAGAAACAAACAAGCGAAACCATTTACCTTAATCTCGTTCAATTTCTTCAAcaagattttcttttatcattTGTCTCTCCCTCGAATAGAAACATGAAACTCATCACTGTATACTTGGTGGCTCTGGCGCTGCTAGTTAGCTCAGCCCTTGCCCGACCCAATCTGGTGGAACCGATCTATCTACGACGGCGCAGCAATCCATTGGAGATCGTCGAGGAGAGCGTAGAAACGAGCAGCCTACCACAGGACAGTTCGGCCCAAAGTAGTACGGAGCAGCTGCAGTCAACCATCGCCGGTAGTTCGGAGGCCGCCACCGACAGGACCAGCACAagcacgagcagcagcagcagcagcagcagcacgtccACGCACCAACCAAGGTACCAAACTACTAACGATGGTCTCTCTAGCGATAGTTTAATTAAGGAATTTCTACTAAAAAATTTGGCCAATCTGCAAGGCCAGTCACCGGTGCCGGTGGCAGCACCACCAGTCCCGGTCGATTCGGCCGGATCCGAAGAGCAAAACACACTGCGCTCGGTATCGCTCGGGGTGTCGGGGGGTGTGGGTTATCCGCCGCTACCGAACTGGGATCCGCCAGAGAAAACGTACGTCTATCCGATAAAGACCCAGTACCCGGCGGAGGTGGAGATCGGTCAGAAGCGGAAACCTGTTATCCACAAAATCATTACCAAGTGGTCGGATAAGACGTCGGACGTGTTTAACGTGGAGTATGGCACATCGGCCGCGAATCTGCTGAGACCTTCCAGTCAGGTCTACACGAACTTTGGCGTTACTAGTCCGGTGACGGATGCACCAGTAAAGCAGCAGTTTTATGGTGGATTTGGTGCTTCACCGGAAGTTTTATCGACCAACTTTCAAACACCATCGGAAGAGGTGTACCAACAGGGACCGGGACCGATCGTGAGTGATCAGTTGATCCCGGTGAGCACTTCCGGTACGAAGaataagaaacacaaaaagaagaacaagatTAAGATCACTATTAAGCCAACACCGACACCAAACCCGGTGAAGGTGACGGTACTCTCGCAAGCCGACCCGGATCGTCCGGATGCTGTGTATTCGGGTGAGCAGGCTGTAGCGGGTGGGTGGAACCCGTACGAAGAGGATCCTTACGACGAGGTGGATGACACGAACCCGTACGATGAGGCAGGCAATTTGAAGGGTGAAGGCGTTACGGATTGTAACGAGATCAGCATTTCGCTGAGTGGTAAGCAAGGCTGCAATGATATCCAAATCGCCATCAATGAGGATAATCCTAGTCCGACCAAGCAGGGTGAATTGACGAAGCTAGGTCCAGGAGTGGGCGGTGTGTTGCCCGGTGCGGCTGTCGCTGCAGCGGCCGCCGGAACGGCTGGAGCACTGTCTGCGGCACCGCAGGCAGCAGCTGTCCCGGCGGCAGCTGTAGCGAGTGACGTTGCGTTTGCGGCTCCACTGGCCGCCGCAGCTGCACCGTTGGCGGCGAATCCAATCGTACCGGTAGTGCCTGCCGCTATACCGGCCAGTCCAGTGTCTAGTTTTCTCAATACACCGATCAGCAGCATTGTGAGCAATATTATTCGACCACCGGTGCGTATCGGGAGTGCAGGACAACCGGCAGCTACTATTGGGAATGGTATTGGATCGAATCAGAACAAGCTAAagccaaagcctggcaaaccctCGCACGATCACGGTTCCTATTCGCTGATACCGGACGTTTCGCACGCACTGCTTGGCATGATGGCTGCCGTATCCGCCATGACACCGATGAACATGTTCGTGCTGGGCATGACCAGCTTACCGGTGCTAGCCATGATCATCGGCACAGTGGCGGCCGGTATGTACATGTACAAGTTCTACTATCCAACGCCAGTACGGCACTACACCACGACGGTGTTGGTGCAGAAGAAACCGCCCGTATCATACCACTGGACACGTAGACCAGTTCGCCCGGGAAGACGACCGATCCATACGTCCTCCTCCTGGACGGATTATGATCCTCACAGTTGGGGTCCGGCAGCTAGTTGGGACAATGATCGACGAAGTATGCGGCAACACTCCGATCCTTACCGACGGCACAAAAAACCCACCTCCAACAGTACCACGATGTCCAGTGCGCGAACGTGATGAGACATTCGCGAAGCATCGCTTAGTGTGCCAAGCGTCTCTGGGTGTATCGGTGGGCCTGGATTTTTTAGTAGAACATTCCTTGTGCATACAAATAGTCAATAACCttccaaaaaaagcaaaaaaaaaacaaaaaccaagcatccaaatcatcatcaattcCCGTATCGCATGAGTAGCATGGCCTTTTTAGCTTGTGTTTAGTGTGCAGCGCAATAGTAATAGTAATAGCTAGTGTTGTAGCCCTTTTTAGCTGTGTAAGTAGCATACAAATATCAAACAATGAAACTTAAGTACTAATTCCACTGCATGTTGCCGGTGCTGCTACTGATCAGCGTTCGATTTCTAAACCACTCATCtcctactctctctctctcactcgctaTCTGTCTGTCTGCCTATCTGTCTCTCATCGGTGAATTACTACCTCTATGCATCCCTCATCATTCTACAactcccaaaacaaaaaagctgttTAAGTAATCGTCCTATCATCAcataccttttttatgtttgcatgTTGCATGAGATTagcttttaattttgttgcgcctgtcttctctctctctctctcgagaTCTTGCTCTCACACTACGAGCGAGAAATGTTGCGGCATACGATCGATTTGTTTTGGTAGACATAATTAGTGTAATTTCATGCCGTGTGGCCTATCACGAAGCAGGTGAAAAGGAAGCTGAAGCTGATGCGTGAACAGTAATAGATTTATTAGCCAACGCGGCCTCTAATGGACaatgcgcgcgcgctcgcttgGACGACGACTGAAGAAGATTCACCGTACCTTAGTGCAATAATAAGAGTAAATACGTAAATCCGGTGTGTAGAGACGGGACGTACACCGGATGATGTTCGGTTGTAATTTAGTCTGGCATTAGAGCTAATTGCTCGATCGGGGCGTGATCACCGTGAAAGCTCGTTTGACAATCGAGAGATACAAGACAAGGTCTgtgggtgtgtctgtgtgggaTGTCTTGACGATCTCGAAGAGCTCAGTGGAGGTTGTTATCCGACTGCTTCTTCTGTGTCTAGAGAGACACGATCAACAAAATGATCACCAGATCAAGCTTTCACCGACCCGGTAGCTGCAGTAGTCTGTAAGGTTTAGAGAGATGTATGTATAGCTCGCTCCCTCGTAAGGTGTAAGTGGTTGATTCTAGTTGTTTTTAGCTGTGTAGAGTATAATGGTTTTTAACTATGGTAAGCGTAACTATGAATAGTAAGAGGAAGATTTCAGCGTTAGTTAGTGTTGCTGCCGTGTAAGACATAGGGGGAGGAAACCCGACGACGAAACGAATCACTGTAAATCATTAGTCTGTAGCGTATCATCACCAATTCTAGTTACTGACTCGTACCTTCCTACTCGCGCCGTCCGTAGCTGGCGGCTTTAGGTGTAAGACAATTTTCGGTGTTTGCATGTGGCCCAATTGCGTTGTTGACCTTGTATACCTTGTACTTTGCATGATCGTTGTGTAGAGAGTagtccaaaacacacacacacacacaaacacaaaataccAACCAAACCAAGTACCGTGACTAACAAAACcgtgaataaaattattacgCTGCGTACGCGCTGCTACCATCGAACCATCGTGAGTGATCTTGAGTTTCTTGCTGTACAAAGTGCCTCCGCATCACTATTACTTCCTCggccccccctcccccccattGCATGCCCCCTCTCCCTCCCCCACCCGTAACCTCTTGCATGAATCTTCGTATTCCGGTTCCGAATTCTCACCACCATCAAAAGCAACAGCGCCATCTGCCGTAAAGTTGAAGTTTCGTGAAGTGTTCTAGAAATATATCTATCTTCTTCTCATTGCAGCTACGCGTTCAAGCGTCCCGAGCTGCTGAAGACGAAGATGGGCACGTCTGGTTTTGTGGTGTCCACCAGCACGAAAGTGCTAACCGGGGGTGCTAGTTCCGCGTCCGGTGCCTCCCAACGCCCGCGCCCACAGGGCACAGTTGTGTTGGGTTCGGGTGAAGCGAAAGCCAACGATCAGCTAACATCCCTCTTTGATCGCTATTCAGGGCACGCAGGTGTGGCAGAACCGATGACGGACGAGGAGTACCAGAACGAGCTGCATCGTGCGACGGAACGGGTCCCTCTACGTACGACCACCCCGAAGGAAGGTCTCTCCACCTGGGTACTGCTGTCCGGAAGTGATTCTAGCGAGATGAAGAGTGAGTCGACGAGTGCTACCTCGAGAAAGGCGATTACCACTACCACAActaccacgacgacgacgcctAGTACGACACCCAAACCACCTACCGGCGCTACGAAACGGTACCAACCAACTACGAGACGTGTGATGCAAACGACCACACCACGTCCTGCACGAACAACCGTAAGCTCTAGCAATctggaggaaaagaaagacaaacCGAACAAACCATTGCCGAAGCAAAAGATCGCATCCACCACACTTAAGCCGGTGATTGTGAAGAAGGTTAAGAAACCGCTTACtacaaccacaaccaccacgaCGACCACAACGACGACTACCCCGAAGCCAACAACTACCTCATCACCAACGGTCACCACCGAGATGGTCATTACGGAGCAGAGTGCCTCCACGGTGGCTAACGATCTATCCGCACCCGTCACCGAAGACAACAGCTCGCAGGAATCGTCCACGTTTCTGATTCTTGAACCGAAAGACGCTCAGTTCGATCTGCCCGAAGATCGTTCACCCTCGAAAAcggcaccagcagcagtaaatGGTGGTAAAGTGGGTAAGAAACCAACCCGCAAACCCAACGCTAAAGCTCCCGCTGGTGGCACGAAGAAGAAGCCCGCCAACAAGAAAACACGCAAACCGGAAGTGAAGGACGTGATAGCGAATGATAAGAAACCGGGCAACAAGAACAAGCCCGTCTCGACGCAAATCATCAACTATTTGTCGCGTGAGGTAATGCCCACCGTCGGTGTGGGACTGGTCGGGTTGGTAATGGCGGCCGGGTTGGCTTCGTACTTCCTCGGTAGTCCGCTAGGTGCGTTACGTCGCTCGGATGATCGGAAGGATGATCTTTACTACTCCAACTACGAGGAGTATGCCGGTCCGGATGGACAGAATGAGGAGGATGTGTTTGGGAAGTTGATTGCCGGTATGCCGGATCGTTCCTACTATCGGAACAATGCGGTACGACGACGCACGCAGGTACAGCCGGTAAGAACTGGCCATCAGTATTACCATGTGCAACCGTACTCTGCCAACAAGTATCCACACATTACGTACCGCAATCGGGCTTATGGTGGACAAGCCGGTGGTCCGAGTGCACCGGAAACGATGTACACGAATGTGAACCGACCGGCACAGGGTGCACAAGCGCAGGTGCAGGCTCAGAGTCAGGCAAAGTCACAAAACGAGTTCTTCTACAACACACCACCGACACCGTACTATCCGATGCGGACGGTATCGGTTGAGGCGCCGACCCGTCAACCTGCCCCAGTGTATAGCTCTTCTCCCGTTGTAACAACAGCAAGCAGTACGGCGAGTCCTTCCGTCACTACAGTCGATTCTAGCGCCGCGGCAGATACGATCGCTGAGTCGGAGCACGAAATGATGCCCCATCCGGAAGCCTACTCCTCGGAGCATAGTCCCGAGCATCATGCACACTATGTCGTTGGGACGAGCTACTCGGACAGTATGCTGGACATGATCAATTCCGTTCCCGAGCATGGGCCACGAAGAAAGCGACGGGCGGTAGAGTCGGATGAGGATGTTGAGTTTGAGAATGAGATTGATGTGGATGAGGATCGTCCGAAAGACACGCCAGCTCAATCGTCCCATTCTGGGGAAGTGACGGAGATGAGTGAGACAACGACGGGTGCGGATGGTATGGACACGACCACCGAAGCTCACCGATACACTTGGGGTGACTTTATCCGAAACACGGTCGAGCGTAAGGTGGCAATGGGAATTCATTTCCTACAGCACGTCACCATGGACTTTCAGCGATATCTGAACGGTGTGCACGATCGGttccagcagcatcagcatcaaaaTCACACCTCAACCACTACTCGCCGGCAGTAGTGTCCCAAACGTAGTATAAGAGGGAACACCTTAGAGAACATCACGTACACACAGCCAAACAGGTTCTGAGTCTCGAACACGTTTTATGGGATTGAGGATAGAATTCTCGACAAACGCGAGAGCTCTCTTCTGATCTTGTAGTACTGTACGAGTACTGCGCGATCGTTTGTATCGATCCAACTAACCTTAAACATCACCAGCGTTGCAccagtttatttattgtttacccacacccacacacgtacacaaaaacATGCAATTTTTTAGGGTGTTTCGTTTTCTCGTGCTTCCGTAGCTTTCCAGCAGAGGGCGCAGTTATATGCAAATGGGGAGATTTTATCCGAAAAGAGTAACAACGACTCTTCTGTGTTATGTTCTGTTGTGTTTGAcgcatttatttacaaatccGCGATCGCGGATGGTGTGTAGCGcgagataaaataaaaccagtgaaacaaatacaacaattaaacaaaaaaaaaaactctacatCAACAAACAAAGCGTCATGATTTTGGGACGGGCGAAGCCAAGGGTTCGAGCTTCCTATCCCAAAACCTTactttttatattattatttaaaaaaaaagcgtacgtacagaaataataaataaattatctcaTCTTTTACTGAGTGGTTTCTtctgcgtgtgtttttgttttggcccCGAGCCGttagaaatataaataaaggTTTTTCGGGTGTTCTACTTTTTCTTTCGACCGAGCACCATCGGCGCTAGGATGGCCATGGTAGCTGGTACCATCCCGGCACTAACCGCAGCTAGTACGGCCGAACTGTCCTGTGTCGCATCGCGCCGCATCAGTGAGAAGGTTTGCGACGAAGCTGACGAACCCCCGGACgaatgctttttcttcttgtgacCCACGAGACTGATCGTCGGTGTTG
This genomic window from Anopheles maculipalpis chromosome 2RL, idAnoMacuDA_375_x, whole genome shotgun sequence contains:
- the LOC126560006 gene encoding uncharacterized protein LOC126560006, with the translated sequence MKLITVYLVALALLVSSALARPNLVEPIYLRRRSNPLEIVEESVETSSLPQDSSAQSSTEQLQSTIAGSSEAATDRTSTSTSSSSSSSSTSTHQPSYAFKRPELLKTKMGTSGFVVSTSTKVLTGGASSASGASQRPRPQGTVVLGSGEAKANDQLTSLFDRYSGHAGVAEPMTDEEYQNELHRATERVPLRTTTPKEGLSTWVLLSGSDSSEMKSESTSATSRKAITTTTTTTTTTPSTTPKPPTGATKRYQPTTRRVMQTTTPRPARTTVSSSNLEEKKDKPNKPLPKQKIASTTLKPVIVKKVKKPLTTTTTTTTTTTTTTPKPTTTSSPTVTTEMVITEQSASTVANDLSAPVTEDNSSQESSTFLILEPKDAQFDLPEDRSPSKTAPAAVNGGKVGKKPTRKPNAKAPAGGTKKKPANKKTRKPEVKDVIANDKKPGNKNKPVSTQIINYLSREVMPTVGVGLVGLVMAAGLASYFLGSPLGALRRSDDRKDDLYYSNYEEYAGPDGQNEEDVFGKLIAGMPDRSYYRNNAVRRRTQVQPVRTGHQYYHVQPYSANKYPHITYRNRAYGGQAGGPSAPETMYTNVNRPAQGAQAQVQAQSQAKSQNEFFYNTPPTPYYPMRTVSVEAPTRQPAPVYSSSPVVTTASSTASPSVTTVDSSAAADTIAESEHEMMPHPEAYSSEHSPEHHAHYVVGTSYSDSMLDMINSVPEHGPRRKRRAVESDEDVEFENEIDVDEDRPKDTPAQSSHSGEVTEMSETTTGADGMDTTTEAHRYTWGDFIRNTVERKVAMGIHFLQHVTMDFQRYLNGVHDRFQQHQHQNHTSTTTRRQ